In a single window of the Pseudomonas sp. B21-015 genome:
- a CDS encoding acyl-CoA dehydrogenase family protein — protein sequence MNLHQFAETHEVTNQPPSLDGTNLYRIDLPLQEWSRRFDAGWAESRIDAYGALAGGPLMEAGFAANQNKPVLVSHDRYGHRIDLVEFHPAYHELMRTAVEHGLTGLPWTDPQPGAHVARASMTYLHSQAEAGSGCPLTMTFASVPAMRLQPDLAKQWLPKILATEYDPRNVGMAHKAGVTIGMAMTEKQGGTDVRANTTKAYPVGASGPGQAYELVGHKWFCSAPMCDAFLTLAQTDKGLTCFLLPRHRPDDTRNQFYIQRLKNKLGNWSNASSEVEFRGALAWMVGEEGRGVPTIIEMVAMTRFDCMVGSSALMRQALTQASHHCAHRKVGGKLLSEQPLMQNVLADLALESEAALALSLRMGRALDHLDDDHEAKFARLVTAVGKYWICKRAPAMINEAAECMGGAGYVEESILPRLYREAPVNSTWEGSGNVQCLDVLRALSKEPGVLDALFHELGDGHGDKRLTAHISQLQAAFKDTDDIQYRARQLTEDIALGLQARLLLEAGNAAVSDAFIASRLGSAGRVYGTLPRGLDVDAIVARSTPQGF from the coding sequence ATGAACCTGCATCAGTTCGCCGAAACCCACGAAGTCACCAACCAGCCACCGTCGCTGGACGGCACCAACCTTTATCGCATCGACCTGCCTTTGCAGGAGTGGTCGCGGCGGTTCGATGCCGGTTGGGCCGAATCGCGGATCGACGCTTACGGCGCATTGGCCGGCGGGCCGCTGATGGAAGCGGGGTTTGCGGCCAATCAGAACAAACCGGTGCTCGTCAGCCATGACCGTTATGGCCATCGCATCGACCTGGTGGAATTTCACCCGGCTTATCACGAGTTGATGCGCACGGCCGTGGAGCATGGCCTCACAGGCTTGCCCTGGACCGACCCGCAACCGGGCGCCCACGTTGCCCGTGCGTCCATGACGTATTTGCACAGTCAGGCTGAAGCCGGTAGCGGTTGCCCGTTGACCATGACTTTCGCCAGCGTCCCGGCGATGCGTCTGCAACCGGATCTGGCCAAACAATGGCTGCCGAAAATCCTCGCCACCGAATACGACCCACGCAATGTCGGCATGGCCCACAAGGCTGGTGTAACCATTGGCATGGCCATGACCGAGAAACAGGGCGGCACCGATGTGCGGGCCAACACCACCAAGGCTTATCCGGTTGGCGCCAGTGGTCCCGGTCAGGCGTATGAACTGGTGGGCCACAAGTGGTTCTGTTCGGCGCCGATGTGCGACGCCTTCCTGACCCTGGCCCAGACGGACAAAGGGCTGACCTGCTTCCTGCTGCCGCGTCATCGCCCGGACGACACGCGCAATCAGTTCTACATACAGCGGCTGAAGAACAAACTCGGCAACTGGTCCAACGCCTCCAGCGAGGTGGAGTTCCGTGGCGCCCTGGCCTGGATGGTCGGTGAAGAGGGGCGGGGTGTTCCGACCATCATCGAAATGGTTGCCATGACCCGCTTCGATTGCATGGTCGGCTCCAGTGCGCTGATGCGCCAGGCCCTGACCCAGGCCAGCCATCACTGCGCCCACCGCAAGGTCGGTGGCAAGTTGCTCAGCGAACAACCCTTGATGCAAAACGTGCTGGCCGACCTGGCCCTGGAAAGCGAAGCTGCCTTGGCGCTGAGCCTGCGCATGGGCCGGGCGCTGGATCATCTGGATGACGACCACGAAGCGAAATTCGCCCGACTGGTGACGGCGGTGGGCAAGTACTGGATCTGCAAGCGCGCGCCCGCGATGATCAACGAAGCGGCCGAATGCATGGGCGGCGCCGGTTATGTCGAAGAAAGCATCCTGCCGCGACTGTACCGTGAGGCACCGGTCAACTCGACGTGGGAAGGTTCCGGCAACGTGCAATGCCTCGACGTGTTGCGCGCGCTGTCGAAAGAGCCGGGTGTGCTCGATGCGCTGTTCCACGAGTTGGGCGATGGCCATGGTGACAAGCGCCTGACGGCGCACATCAGCCAATTGCAGGCGGCGTTCAAGGACACCGACGACATTCAATACCGTGCCCGCCAGCTCACCGAAGACATCGCCTTGGGACTTCAGGCCAGGCTATTGCTGGAGGCCGGTAACGCGGCGGTCAGTGATGCCTTCATCGCCAGCCGCCTCGGTTCGGCCGGTCGGGTATATGGAACGTTGCCACGCGGGCTGGATGTGGACGCGATTGTGGCCCGGTCGACTCCGCAAGGTTTCTGA
- the amn gene encoding AMP nucleosidase, which yields MRVCKSEHRKLIVTEAFIVVQTAEQAVDRLAVLHERATTALNQALKRYLKDRVEPDAEQRALFRYPELRLTYLCQGEVPQTTRAYAKVQLPGTYSVTVTHPAAFRKYLLEQLVPLMHDFTVTVEVGVSQQNIPYPYVVEQGDELAGSGVTAAVLARVFPSTDLSAATDGIADGLYDWENTDPLPLALFDAARVDFSLRRLVHYTGSDWRHVQPWILLTNYHRYVDQFIVHGLEQLRNDPRFVRMVLPGNVIIEKGMDHGEASAIAAGVVWHRYQMPAYHLIASDGHGVTLVNIGVGPSNAKNITDHLAVLRPHCWLMIGHCGGLRQSQTIGDYVLAHAYMRRDGILDRVVPPNIPIPALAEVQMALQQAAANITGEKGDELKKRLRTGTVLTYDDRNWELRWAQERPLINLSRAVAVDMESGTIAAQGYRLRVPYGTLLCVSDKPLHSEIKLPGSANAFYERAVSQHLKIGIEAVDLLRTELNSLHSRKLRSFDEPPFR from the coding sequence ATGAGGGTCTGCAAGTCAGAACACAGGAAGCTGATCGTGACCGAAGCGTTTATTGTCGTTCAAACCGCCGAGCAAGCCGTGGATCGGCTTGCTGTCTTGCACGAGCGTGCAACCACCGCGCTGAATCAGGCGCTCAAGCGTTATCTCAAGGATCGCGTCGAGCCGGACGCTGAACAGCGTGCCCTGTTTCGTTATCCCGAGTTGCGTCTGACCTACCTTTGCCAGGGCGAAGTCCCACAGACCACCCGCGCCTATGCCAAGGTTCAATTGCCGGGGACCTACAGTGTCACCGTCACTCATCCGGCAGCCTTCCGCAAATACCTGCTGGAACAACTTGTCCCGTTGATGCACGACTTCACCGTGACCGTGGAAGTCGGCGTCAGCCAGCAGAACATTCCTTATCCGTACGTGGTCGAGCAGGGCGATGAGCTGGCCGGCTCCGGCGTCACCGCTGCGGTGTTGGCGCGAGTGTTCCCGAGTACCGATTTGTCGGCCGCCACCGATGGCATTGCCGATGGCTTGTACGATTGGGAAAACACCGATCCGCTGCCATTGGCCCTGTTCGACGCCGCGCGGGTGGACTTCTCCCTGCGCCGACTGGTGCATTACACCGGCAGCGACTGGCGCCATGTGCAGCCGTGGATTCTGCTGACCAACTACCACCGCTACGTCGACCAGTTCATCGTTCATGGCCTGGAGCAACTGCGCAACGACCCGCGTTTTGTGCGCATGGTGTTGCCGGGCAACGTGATCATCGAAAAGGGCATGGACCACGGCGAAGCCTCGGCGATTGCCGCGGGCGTGGTCTGGCATCGTTATCAGATGCCGGCCTATCACCTGATCGCCAGCGATGGCCATGGCGTGACCCTGGTGAACATCGGTGTCGGCCCGTCCAACGCCAAGAACATCACCGATCACCTGGCGGTGCTGCGTCCGCATTGCTGGTTGATGATCGGCCACTGCGGCGGCTTGCGTCAGTCGCAGACCATTGGCGATTACGTGCTGGCCCACGCTTACATGCGCCGCGACGGGATTCTTGACCGGGTCGTGCCGCCGAACATTCCGATTCCAGCCCTGGCCGAAGTGCAGATGGCGTTGCAACAAGCGGCGGCCAATATCACCGGTGAGAAGGGTGACGAGCTGAAGAAACGCCTGCGCACCGGCACCGTGCTGACCTACGACGACCGTAACTGGGAACTGCGCTGGGCGCAGGAACGTCCGCTGATCAACCTGTCCCGCGCCGTGGCGGTGGACATGGAAAGCGGCACCATCGCCGCGCAAGGGTATCGTTTGCGGGTGCCTTACGGCACGTTGCTGTGTGTGTCGGACAAACCGCTGCACAGCGAAATCAAATTGCCGGGTTCGGCCAACGCTTTCTATGAACGCGCGGTCAGCCAGCACTTGAAGATCGGCATCGAAGCGGTGGATCTGTTGCGCACTGAGCTCAACTCGCTGCACTCGCGCAAACTGCGCAGCTTCGACGAACCGCCGTTCCGCTAA
- the hemL gene encoding glutamate-1-semialdehyde 2,1-aminomutase, giving the protein MSRSETLFANAQKHIPGGVNSPVRAFKSVGGTPLFFKHAEGAYVTDEDDKRYVDYVGSWGPMILGHSHPDVLDAVRKQLEHGLSYGAPTAMETEMADLVCSIVPSMEMVRMVSSGTEATMSAIRLARGFTGRDSIIKFEGCYHGHSDSLLVKAGSGALTQGVPSSAGVPAAFAKHTLTLPFNDIDAVETLLAEVGQDVACIIVEPVAGNMNCVPPAPGFLEGLRTLCDKHGVVLIFDEVMTGFRVALGGAQALYGVTPDLSTFGKIIGGGMPVGCFGGKRKIMEQIAPLGPVYQAGTLSGNPLAMAAGLTTLRLISRPGFHAELSDYTSRLLDGLQQRADAAGIPFVTTQAGGMFGLYFTGADDIVTFDDVMASNANLFGRFFHLMLEGGVYLAPSAFEAGFTSIAHGETELKLTLDAAERAFAALK; this is encoded by the coding sequence ATGTCTCGTTCCGAAACCCTGTTTGCCAATGCCCAGAAACACATCCCCGGGGGCGTGAACTCGCCGGTTCGCGCGTTCAAGAGCGTTGGCGGCACACCGTTGTTCTTCAAGCACGCCGAAGGCGCCTACGTCACCGACGAAGACGACAAGCGTTATGTGGATTACGTCGGTTCCTGGGGCCCGATGATTCTCGGCCACAGCCACCCGGACGTACTGGATGCAGTGCGCAAACAGCTGGAACACGGCCTGTCCTACGGCGCCCCGACCGCGATGGAAACCGAAATGGCCGATCTGGTCTGCTCGATCGTGCCGTCGATGGAAATGGTGCGGATGGTCAGCTCCGGCACCGAAGCAACCATGAGTGCCATCCGCCTGGCCCGTGGTTTCACCGGTCGCGACAGCATCATCAAGTTCGAAGGCTGCTACCACGGTCACTCCGACAGCCTGCTGGTCAAGGCCGGCTCCGGCGCCCTGACCCAGGGCGTACCGAGCTCGGCCGGCGTACCGGCAGCGTTCGCCAAACACACCCTGACCCTGCCGTTCAACGACATCGACGCGGTAGAAACCCTGCTCGCCGAAGTTGGCCAGGACGTGGCCTGCATCATCGTCGAGCCAGTGGCCGGCAACATGAACTGCGTACCGCCGGCACCGGGTTTCCTCGAAGGTCTGCGGACCCTGTGCGACAAGCACGGCGTGGTGCTGATTTTCGACGAAGTGATGACCGGTTTCCGTGTCGCCCTCGGTGGTGCCCAAGCTCTTTACGGCGTAACGCCGGACCTGAGCACCTTCGGCAAGATCATCGGTGGCGGCATGCCGGTTGGCTGCTTCGGCGGCAAACGCAAAATCATGGAGCAGATCGCGCCACTGGGGCCGGTCTACCAGGCTGGCACGTTGTCGGGCAACCCGCTGGCGATGGCGGCTGGCCTGACCACTCTGCGCCTGATCAGTCGCCCTGGTTTCCACGCTGAGTTGAGCGACTACACCAGCCGTCTGCTCGATGGCCTGCAACAGCGCGCCGACGCCGCCGGCATTCCGTTCGTGACCACTCAGGCCGGCGGCATGTTCGGACTGTACTTCACCGGCGCCGACGATATCGTGACCTTCGATGACGTCATGGCCAGCAATGCGAACCTGTTCGGGCGCTTCTTCCACCTGATGCTTGAAGGTGGTGTGTACCTGGCGCCGAGTGCCTTCGAAGCCGGCTTCACCTCGATCGCCCACGGCGAAACCGAGTTGAAACTGACGCTGGACGCTGCCGAGCGTGCATTCGCCGCACTGAAATAA
- the thiE gene encoding thiamine phosphate synthase has protein sequence MKLRGLYAITDSQLLAGKLLEYVEAALEGGVTLLQYRDKSSDEARRLREAEALRDLCERYKTQLIINDDAELAARLGVGVHLGQTDGPLMPVRALLGRHAIIGSTCHAQLELAELAAKEGASYVAFGRFFNSNTKPGAPACSLELLDQARSQLHLPICAIGGITLDNAAPLVAHGVDLLAVVHGLFGAESTAEVTRRARAFNELLKV, from the coding sequence ATGAAACTACGTGGCCTGTACGCCATTACCGACAGCCAGTTACTGGCCGGTAAATTGCTCGAATACGTGGAGGCGGCGCTGGAAGGCGGCGTCACCCTGCTGCAATACCGCGACAAAAGCAGCGATGAAGCCCGCCGCCTGCGTGAGGCCGAAGCGCTGCGCGATCTGTGCGAACGCTACAAGACCCAGCTGATCATCAACGACGACGCCGAACTGGCCGCACGATTGGGCGTAGGCGTGCACCTGGGCCAGACCGATGGCCCACTGATGCCGGTTCGGGCACTGCTGGGGCGTCACGCAATCATCGGCTCGACCTGCCACGCGCAACTCGAACTCGCCGAACTTGCCGCCAAAGAAGGCGCCAGTTACGTCGCCTTCGGCCGCTTCTTCAATTCCAACACCAAGCCCGGCGCACCGGCGTGCAGCCTCGAACTGCTCGACCAGGCCCGCAGCCAACTGCACCTGCCGATCTGCGCGATCGGCGGCATCACCCTGGACAACGCCGCCCCGCTGGTGGCCCACGGAGTCGATCTGCTGGCGGTGGTGCATGGCCTGTTTGGCGCAGAGAGCACGGCTGAAGTGACACGCCGTGCCCGCGCATTCAATGAATTACTTAAAGTCTGA
- a CDS encoding hydroxymethylpyrimidine/phosphomethylpyrimidine kinase, producing MNIYSSRPVVLCLSGHDPSGGAGLQADIEALLAQGCHAAPAVTALTVQDTVNVTDFRVLDREWVLAQANAVLNDSEVAAVKLGMLGSLEMVDTVVELLSAHPHLPVVCDPVLRAGGGGRLGKDEVGYAMRERLLPLSIIATPNLPEARILAELPEGTADECAEKLLPFVKHLLITGGHGDEHEIHNRLYSRDGRRDTFTCQRLPGSYHGSGCTLASALAGRLAQGEQLASAVQTALDYTWRTLRDAEQLGKGQFVPRRLPLDFCS from the coding sequence ATGAATATCTACAGCTCTCGCCCCGTTGTCCTCTGTCTCTCCGGCCACGACCCAAGTGGTGGCGCCGGCTTGCAGGCAGATATCGAAGCCCTGCTCGCTCAGGGTTGCCATGCGGCTCCGGCCGTCACCGCCCTGACGGTGCAAGACACCGTCAACGTCACTGACTTCCGCGTCCTCGATCGCGAGTGGGTGCTGGCCCAGGCCAACGCCGTGCTCAACGACTCCGAAGTCGCTGCCGTCAAACTGGGCATGCTCGGTTCCCTGGAAATGGTCGACACCGTGGTCGAACTGCTCTCGGCGCACCCGCATCTGCCGGTGGTCTGCGACCCGGTGCTGCGCGCCGGTGGTGGCGGACGACTGGGCAAGGACGAAGTCGGCTACGCCATGCGCGAACGCCTGCTGCCGCTGTCGATCATTGCCACCCCCAACCTTCCCGAAGCCCGCATCCTCGCCGAACTGCCCGAAGGCACCGCGGACGAGTGCGCTGAAAAACTCCTGCCATTCGTCAAACACCTGCTGATCACCGGCGGCCATGGCGATGAACACGAAATCCACAATCGCCTGTACAGCCGCGACGGTCGCCGCGACACCTTTACCTGCCAGCGTCTGCCCGGCAGCTATCACGGCTCCGGTTGCACGCTGGCCAGCGCCCTCGCCGGTCGCCTGGCCCAGGGTGAACAACTCGCCAGTGCCGTACAGACCGCGCTTGACTACACTTGGCGCACTCTGCGGGATGCGGAACAGCTGGGCAAAGGACAGTTCGTGCCGCGCCGCCTGCCGCTGGATTTCTGTTCGTAA
- a CDS encoding hybrid sensor histidine kinase/response regulator, with product MRYLLMLLLCLPLLASAVEFDEFTQSLPLGRTMQVYEDAGGHATIADVRAQAAAGLFKPHDKATLNAGYSRSAFWLKIDLQYRPTNPSVQRTWLLELAYPPLDHLDLYLPDAGGDYQLVRQTGDALPFATRQIRQNNYLFDLNFAPEQAQTVYLRLQSEGSIQAPVTLWSSTAYLEEQPVRLYVLGLIYGVLLGMLVYNLFIFLSVRDTSYLYYIVYIASFGLYQLSVNGAAVEYFWPDNPWWANAATPFFIGCSGLFGSQFARSFLQTATHSRWLDRLLLALIAFSAVVVGLSLMTSYALALRLATILALVFTVIIFAAGIFAWWRGLRVARYFIIAWSAFLLGGVVNTMMVLGYLPNVFLTMYASQIGSAVEVALLSLALADRINAMREQQAQTLFDAGQKLEVLNQQLAHSNKLKDEFLATLTHELRTPMNGVIGSLELMQTVEMNPELEQYQQTAAGSARDMMRMVNGILTLTELQAGKLKVYPDTFSLRSVVEALRLQFDGNASSKSLDFKVEVTPGLPDRLHGDSGKLVQCLECLLDNAIKFTRVGGLALRVTGKPVEPGRLALSFAVIDTGIGFTDLGEATLYQRFFQLDGSMTREYGGLGVGLAICRQLVELLDGRLSHRSEPGRGSRFQLDVEFELPVVEPAPSIMRQAARLRQPQDCTVLLVDDNSINQLVMRGMLLKLGFQVRTADSSVAALDHLQREAVDAVLLDCQLPPLDGVSICSRIRALPGCAELPVFKIALSADRAHCPSDTLVDYLNKPVKFEDLQAALYRRVLCPGQGESADS from the coding sequence ATGCGCTATTTGCTGATGTTGCTGTTGTGCTTGCCCCTCCTGGCGAGCGCCGTCGAATTCGACGAGTTCACCCAGAGCCTTCCCCTGGGCCGAACGATGCAGGTTTATGAAGACGCGGGCGGTCACGCGACCATCGCCGATGTCCGTGCACAAGCCGCGGCCGGGCTCTTCAAACCCCACGATAAAGCCACCCTCAACGCCGGTTATTCGCGTTCGGCGTTCTGGCTGAAAATCGACCTGCAGTACCGCCCGACCAACCCGTCGGTACAACGGACCTGGTTACTGGAACTGGCCTATCCGCCCCTCGATCACCTTGATCTCTATTTGCCCGATGCTGGTGGTGACTATCAATTGGTCCGGCAGACCGGCGATGCGTTGCCGTTCGCCACTCGCCAGATCCGTCAGAACAACTACCTGTTCGATTTGAATTTTGCGCCTGAGCAGGCGCAAACCGTGTACCTGCGCCTGCAAAGTGAAGGCTCGATTCAGGCGCCCGTCACCTTGTGGTCGAGCACCGCTTACCTTGAAGAGCAGCCTGTCCGGCTCTATGTGCTGGGGCTGATTTACGGCGTGTTGCTGGGGATGCTGGTCTACAACCTGTTCATCTTCCTCAGCGTGCGTGACACCAGCTACCTCTACTACATCGTCTATATCGCCTCGTTCGGCTTGTATCAACTGTCGGTGAACGGCGCGGCCGTGGAGTATTTCTGGCCGGATAATCCGTGGTGGGCCAACGCCGCGACGCCGTTCTTCATCGGCTGTTCAGGTTTGTTCGGCAGCCAGTTCGCCCGCAGCTTCTTGCAGACGGCCACCCATAGTCGCTGGCTCGACCGTTTGTTGTTGGCGTTGATTGCGTTCAGTGCGGTAGTGGTCGGGTTGTCATTGATGACCAGTTACGCCCTGGCCCTGCGTCTGGCGACGATATTGGCGCTGGTTTTTACCGTGATCATTTTCGCCGCCGGGATCTTCGCCTGGTGGCGAGGCTTGAGGGTGGCGCGGTACTTCATCATTGCCTGGTCGGCGTTCCTGCTCGGTGGCGTCGTCAACACGATGATGGTGTTGGGGTATTTGCCCAACGTGTTCCTGACCATGTACGCCAGCCAGATCGGCTCGGCGGTCGAAGTGGCGCTGCTGTCCCTGGCCCTGGCCGATCGCATCAACGCCATGCGCGAGCAACAGGCACAGACGTTGTTCGATGCCGGCCAAAAACTCGAAGTGCTGAACCAGCAACTGGCTCACAGTAACAAGCTCAAGGACGAATTCCTCGCCACCCTGACCCACGAATTACGCACCCCCATGAACGGTGTGATCGGTTCGCTGGAGCTCATGCAGACGGTCGAGATGAACCCTGAACTGGAGCAGTATCAACAAACGGCCGCAGGTTCGGCGCGGGACATGATGCGCATGGTCAACGGCATCCTCACCCTGACCGAATTGCAGGCCGGCAAGCTCAAGGTCTATCCGGACACATTCAGTTTGCGCAGTGTGGTCGAGGCCTTGCGCCTGCAGTTCGATGGCAATGCGTCCAGCAAGTCGCTGGACTTCAAGGTCGAGGTAACGCCCGGACTGCCGGATCGCTTGCACGGCGACAGCGGCAAGTTGGTGCAATGCCTGGAGTGCCTGCTGGATAACGCGATCAAATTCACCCGGGTCGGCGGACTGGCGTTGCGCGTGACGGGCAAACCGGTGGAGCCCGGTCGACTGGCGTTGTCCTTTGCGGTGATCGACACCGGCATTGGCTTTACCGATTTGGGGGAGGCAACCCTGTACCAGCGCTTCTTCCAGCTCGACGGTTCGATGACCCGTGAATACGGTGGTCTGGGCGTTGGCCTGGCGATTTGTCGGCAACTGGTCGAATTGCTCGACGGGCGCTTGAGCCATCGCTCGGAACCGGGCCGCGGCAGTCGCTTCCAACTGGATGTCGAGTTTGAGCTGCCCGTGGTGGAACCTGCGCCCTCGATCATGCGGCAAGCTGCCCGCCTGCGTCAGCCTCAGGACTGCACGGTGTTGCTGGTCGATGACAACAGCATCAATCAATTGGTGATGCGCGGCATGTTGCTGAAACTTGGGTTCCAGGTGCGCACCGCCGACAGCAGCGTCGCCGCGCTCGATCACTTGCAGCGTGAAGCCGTTGACGCGGTACTGCTCGATTGTCAGTTGCCGCCACTGGACGGCGTCTCCATCTGTAGTCGGATCCGCGCCTTGCCGGGTTGCGCCGAATTACCCGTGTTCAAGATTGCCCTGAGTGCGGACCGAGCGCACTGCCCGAGTGACACCTTGGTCGACTACCTGAACAAACCGGTGAAATTCGAAGACTTGCAGGCGGCGCTTTATCGACGGGTGCTCTGTCCGGGACAAGGCGAAAGCGCCGACAGTTAG
- a CDS encoding tetratricopeptide repeat protein, whose product MNRTGRTLALGCLLLLQPLLALAQAGGNSLLIPAMGRCTLNTQPQDLAQALAACQKASDEGDAQAQYELGEFYYNGKHAPRDLNQALSYFEKASLQGHAQAQFKLGTMFFHGEGVPANNVQAYIVLKMAAVNGAEDALDTADEVAEKMSREDLEVATQVLGQIFRKYLMELQSADGRTPFSPLP is encoded by the coding sequence ATGAACCGCACCGGCCGCACCCTTGCACTGGGCTGCCTGTTGCTCCTTCAGCCCCTGCTCGCGCTCGCACAAGCAGGCGGCAACTCGTTGTTGATCCCGGCGATGGGTCGCTGCACCCTCAATACTCAGCCGCAAGACCTGGCGCAAGCGCTCGCCGCCTGCCAGAAAGCGTCGGATGAAGGGGATGCGCAAGCGCAATACGAGTTGGGTGAGTTCTACTACAACGGCAAACACGCGCCGCGCGACCTCAATCAAGCCCTGAGCTACTTCGAAAAAGCCTCGCTGCAAGGCCATGCCCAGGCGCAATTCAAACTCGGCACCATGTTCTTCCACGGCGAAGGCGTACCGGCCAATAACGTTCAGGCCTATATCGTGCTGAAAATGGCCGCGGTCAATGGTGCCGAAGACGCGCTGGACACCGCCGACGAAGTCGCCGAAAAAATGTCCCGCGAAGATCTGGAAGTCGCTACCCAGGTGCTGGGGCAAATTTTCCGTAAATACCTGATGGAATTGCAGAGCGCCGATGGGCGTACACCGTTTTCGCCACTTCCCTGA
- the miaB gene encoding tRNA (N6-isopentenyl adenosine(37)-C2)-methylthiotransferase MiaB, with protein sequence MAKKLYIETHGCQMNEYDSSRMVDLLGEHQALEVTARAEDADVILLNTCSIRERAQDRVYSQLGRWRELKLANPDMVIAVGGCVASQEGAAIRDRAPYVDVVFGPQTLHRLPEMINAARATKLPQVDVSFPEIEKFDHLPEPRIDGPSAYVSVMEGCSKYCTFCVVPYTRGEEVSRPFDDVIAEIIHLAENGVREVTLLGQNVNGYRGTTHDGRLADLAELIRVVAAVDGIDRIRYTTSHPLEFSDSLIQAHADVPELVKHLHLPVQSGSDRILAAMKRNHTALEYKSKLRKLRAAVPGICISSDFIVGFPGETEKDFEQTMKLIEDVGFDFSYSFVYSQRPGTPAADLADETPEELKKERLNALQHRLNQQGFEISRQMVGSTQRILVTDYSKKDPGELQGRTENNRIVNFRCDNPTLIGQFADVHIDAAQPHSLRGSLIQ encoded by the coding sequence ATGGCCAAGAAGCTTTACATCGAAACCCACGGTTGCCAGATGAACGAGTACGACAGCTCGCGCATGGTCGATCTGCTGGGCGAACATCAGGCCCTGGAAGTCACTGCCCGCGCTGAAGACGCCGACGTGATTCTGCTCAACACTTGCTCGATCCGCGAACGCGCCCAGGACCGGGTGTATTCCCAACTCGGTCGCTGGCGTGAGCTGAAACTGGCCAACCCGGACATGGTGATCGCTGTCGGCGGTTGCGTGGCCAGCCAGGAAGGCGCGGCCATCCGTGATCGCGCTCCGTACGTAGACGTGGTGTTCGGCCCGCAAACCCTGCACCGCCTGCCGGAAATGATCAACGCTGCGCGCGCCACCAAACTGCCGCAAGTCGACGTCTCGTTCCCGGAAATCGAAAAATTCGACCACCTGCCCGAGCCACGTATCGACGGGCCGAGCGCTTATGTGTCGGTCATGGAAGGCTGCAGCAAGTACTGCACCTTCTGCGTGGTGCCTTATACCCGCGGTGAAGAAGTCAGCCGACCGTTCGATGACGTGATTGCCGAGATCATTCACCTGGCCGAAAACGGCGTGCGCGAAGTGACCTTGCTGGGGCAGAACGTCAACGGTTATCGCGGCACCACTCACGATGGACGCCTGGCCGACCTGGCGGAATTGATCCGGGTGGTGGCCGCTGTCGATGGTATCGACCGGATTCGCTACACCACCTCGCACCCACTGGAGTTCTCCGACAGCCTGATCCAGGCTCACGCCGACGTGCCGGAACTGGTGAAACACCTGCACCTGCCGGTGCAATCGGGTTCGGACCGCATCCTCGCGGCGATGAAGCGTAACCACACTGCGCTGGAGTACAAATCCAAACTGCGCAAGCTGCGGGCCGCCGTGCCGGGGATCTGCATCAGCTCGGACTTCATCGTCGGCTTCCCGGGCGAGACCGAGAAAGACTTCGAACAGACGATGAAGCTGATCGAAGACGTCGGCTTCGACTTCTCCTACTCGTTCGTTTATAGCCAACGCCCGGGCACTCCGGCCGCCGACCTGGCCGACGAAACGCCGGAAGAGCTGAAAAAAGAACGCCTGAACGCCCTGCAACATCGCCTGAACCAGCAAGGGTTCGAGATCAGCCGACAAATGGTCGGCTCCACTCAGCGGATCCTGGTCACCGATTATTCGAAAAAAGACCCCGGCGAACTGCAAGGCCGGACCGAGAATAACCGTATCGTCAACTTCCGCTGCGACAATCCGACCCTGATCGGCCAGTTCGCTGACGTACACATCGACGCCGCACAACCGCACTCGCTGCGGGGCTCGCTGATCCAATAA
- a CDS encoding DUF1820 family protein, which translates to MTKREAPIYKVIFLNQGQVYEMYAKQIYQSDLWGFLEVEEFVFGERTQVVVDPSEEKLKAQFEGVVRSFVPMHSIVRIDEVERLGTPKISEARGAVGNVMPFPMPMPEK; encoded by the coding sequence ATGACCAAACGTGAAGCTCCAATCTACAAGGTGATTTTCCTCAATCAGGGCCAGGTGTACGAAATGTACGCCAAGCAGATCTACCAAAGTGATCTGTGGGGCTTCCTGGAAGTGGAAGAGTTCGTCTTTGGCGAGCGCACACAAGTGGTCGTCGATCCGAGCGAAGAGAAGCTCAAGGCTCAGTTCGAAGGCGTTGTGCGCAGTTTCGTGCCGATGCATTCGATCGTGCGTATCGACGAGGTCGAACGCCTCGGCACACCGAAAATCAGCGAAGCCCGCGGCGCGGTCGGCAATGTCATGCCGTTTCCGATGCCGATGCCTGAGAAGTAA